In the genome of Nonlabens sp. MB-3u-79, one region contains:
- a CDS encoding 3-ketoacyl-ACP reductase, translating to MKNLFWISLVLASFNLGLSQDIIIKDAATKEAIAFATISFGNGKGTFADDEGSFRFSKKLYNDVDSLFFSSIGYADLGVAVENLQSEVFLYQQADELETVIISAALTGKHKDRKKKELGHDNYFDCWLPTVESEIAVKFDRYDGEPTQITQLKLPVVLEESQSSNKGKLRQFSTMFRVSFYDVQEGGNPSDRSLYPSKTFIIDQTTEETFELDIEEMKINIPQNGIFASIQVLGYTKPDGKLIKAKKYREIKTRTGTVKVSTTFRPLLPFTKEIEGKNTWVRRIFFNNKTWQLFDLTYNPNSKLVRSGNDDYGMGAEFKVFYRDQ from the coding sequence ATGAAAAACTTATTCTGGATTAGTCTTGTACTAGCAAGTTTCAACTTAGGCTTAAGTCAAGACATTATCATAAAAGATGCGGCTACTAAAGAAGCTATTGCTTTTGCTACCATCAGTTTTGGAAACGGTAAAGGAACTTTTGCAGACGATGAAGGAAGTTTCAGGTTCTCCAAAAAACTCTATAATGACGTAGACTCTTTATTCTTTTCCAGTATAGGTTATGCTGATTTAGGTGTCGCTGTAGAAAACCTGCAATCAGAAGTGTTTCTTTATCAGCAAGCAGATGAACTGGAAACCGTCATCATAAGTGCCGCTCTTACAGGAAAACACAAAGACCGTAAAAAGAAAGAATTAGGTCACGATAATTACTTTGACTGCTGGTTGCCTACAGTAGAAAGTGAAATTGCAGTGAAGTTTGATCGTTACGATGGCGAACCCACCCAAATCACACAACTTAAATTACCCGTAGTTTTAGAAGAGAGTCAATCCAGTAACAAAGGGAAGTTGCGCCAGTTTTCTACCATGTTTAGAGTTTCTTTTTATGATGTTCAAGAAGGTGGAAATCCATCTGATAGATCTTTATATCCCTCAAAAACTTTTATTATTGATCAAACCACTGAAGAAACATTTGAATTAGATATAGAAGAAATGAAGATCAATATTCCACAAAATGGAATCTTTGCTTCTATCCAAGTATTGGGATATACAAAACCAGATGGGAAACTCATCAAAGCTAAAAAATACAGGGAAATCAAAACCAGAACTGGCACCGTAAAGGTCTCCACTACTTTCCGACCGCTTCTCCCTTTTACCAAAGAAATAGAGGGTAAAAACACTTGGGTAAGACGCATCTTTTTTAATAATAAAACCTGGCAACTATTTGACCTGACTTATAATCCTAATAGCAAATTAGTACGATCTGGTAACGACGATTATGGTATGGGTGCCGAGTTTAAAGTCTTTTATAGGGATCAATAA
- a CDS encoding 3-deoxy-D-manno-octulosonic acid transferase has protein sequence MKTLYDIFSAFAKACLPLAGAFNKKLKLGAQGRERTWDILDKKVKSSLPKIWVHAASLGEFEQVVPVLERINRENYQVILTFFSPSGYENKKNTPLADVVCYLPLDAVSNVNKFIATVEPSLAIMVKYEFWPNYLNALQETNCKTILVSGVFRDKMSFNSWYGKWMIHSLESFDHFFLQNESSLQNLKKLGFTNASVSGDTRFDRASQLIERDSSITELKSFIGNKKCLVIGSSWPEDIAIMKNWLNNNDQNKNYKIIIAPHEVAPSSINQLCDSLNYHPIKWSSLQGCVIHDLESASTLIIDSIGLLTKVYSYADLAYVGGAMGTKGLHNILEAATYGVPVIIGKNYEKFPEAGKLEDLGGLFSVKDALEFESMTNQLLEDDYLRDKTGMICGHWINSNTGATREIVNYLKTIDEKLILD, from the coding sequence TTGAAGACCTTGTATGATATTTTTTCCGCTTTCGCGAAAGCGTGCCTACCACTAGCTGGAGCTTTTAATAAAAAACTAAAGCTCGGTGCGCAAGGTCGCGAACGCACTTGGGACATTTTAGATAAAAAAGTAAAGTCGTCGCTACCCAAAATATGGGTACACGCAGCAAGTTTAGGCGAGTTTGAACAAGTTGTTCCCGTACTAGAACGCATCAACCGGGAGAATTATCAAGTCATCCTCACTTTTTTCTCTCCTAGTGGCTACGAGAACAAAAAAAACACCCCCCTAGCTGATGTGGTTTGCTATTTACCCCTAGACGCCGTGAGTAACGTAAATAAATTTATCGCCACCGTAGAACCATCGCTGGCCATTATGGTGAAGTATGAATTTTGGCCTAATTATTTAAATGCACTCCAAGAAACCAATTGTAAAACCATTCTTGTAAGTGGCGTTTTTAGAGATAAGATGTCTTTTAATAGTTGGTATGGAAAATGGATGATCCATTCCTTAGAAAGTTTTGATCATTTCTTTTTACAAAATGAATCTTCACTTCAAAATCTAAAAAAACTAGGCTTTACTAATGCTAGCGTTAGTGGCGATACCAGGTTTGATCGCGCTAGCCAATTGATAGAAAGAGATAGTTCCATTACCGAGCTAAAAAGCTTTATAGGAAATAAAAAGTGTCTTGTTATAGGAAGTTCCTGGCCAGAAGATATAGCGATCATGAAAAACTGGTTGAACAACAATGACCAAAACAAGAACTACAAAATCATTATTGCTCCACATGAAGTAGCGCCTAGTTCTATTAATCAGTTGTGCGATAGTCTGAATTACCATCCTATAAAGTGGAGCAGCCTTCAAGGCTGTGTGATCCATGATCTCGAGTCTGCATCGACACTGATTATAGACAGCATAGGCTTGCTAACGAAAGTCTATAGCTATGCAGATCTTGCCTACGTAGGTGGAGCTATGGGAACAAAAGGCTTACACAATATTCTAGAAGCAGCAACTTATGGCGTTCCGGTGATCATAGGTAAGAACTATGAAAAATTCCCTGAAGCTGGCAAACTAGAAGATTTAGGAGGTTTGTTTTCTGTAAAAGATGCTCTTGAATTTGAAAGCATGACCAACCAACTTCTAGAAGACGATTATTTAAGAGATAAAACTGGAATGATTTGTGGTCACTGGATCAACAGCAATACGGGCGCAACGCGAGAAATTGTCAACTATTTAAAAACTATAGATGAAAAACTTATTCTGGATTAG
- a CDS encoding DegT/DnrJ/EryC1/StrS family aminotransferase produces the protein MRKIQMVDLQGQYEGIKDRINTGLQEVIESAAFINGPEVHAFQKELEEYLGVKHVIPCANGTDALQIAMMGLGLQPGDEVITADFTFAATVEVIALLNLTPVLVDVNPYNFNIDIEAVRKAITPQTKAIVPVHLFGQTANMDEIMAIAKEHDLYVIEDNAQGIGSNYMHSNGSKSKTGTIGHVGTTSFFPSKNLGAYGDGGAIFTNDDELAHIIRGVVNHGMYERYHHDVVGVNSRLDAMQAVVLRAKLPFLTDYNNARRDAARKYTAAFAGEEKIITPIVCDSCDCHVFHQYTLVIKNADRDGLVKHLQANNIPCGVYYPIPLHKQKAYVDDRYKEENFTVTNQLVKECISLPMHTELDDEQIKFITDHIKEFINR, from the coding sequence ATGCGTAAAATACAGATGGTTGACCTCCAGGGTCAGTACGAGGGAATAAAGGATAGAATAAATACTGGGCTACAAGAGGTTATAGAGTCAGCGGCTTTTATCAATGGTCCAGAGGTTCATGCTTTTCAAAAAGAACTGGAAGAATATTTAGGAGTGAAACACGTGATTCCGTGTGCAAATGGTACCGATGCATTACAAATCGCAATGATGGGACTAGGTTTACAGCCTGGTGATGAAGTCATCACAGCCGATTTTACTTTTGCAGCGACGGTTGAGGTTATAGCGCTTTTGAATTTGACGCCAGTCTTAGTGGATGTAAATCCGTATAATTTTAATATCGATATAGAGGCTGTCAGAAAGGCAATAACGCCTCAAACAAAAGCTATTGTTCCTGTTCATTTATTTGGACAAACGGCCAATATGGATGAGATCATGGCGATTGCAAAAGAGCACGATCTTTATGTCATTGAAGATAACGCGCAAGGAATAGGTTCTAATTATATGCACAGTAATGGATCTAAATCTAAAACAGGAACTATAGGACATGTAGGGACTACCTCATTTTTCCCTTCAAAAAATTTAGGTGCTTACGGAGACGGCGGGGCTATTTTTACTAATGATGACGAACTGGCTCATATCATAAGAGGAGTTGTAAATCACGGTATGTACGAGCGTTACCATCATGATGTAGTAGGAGTGAATTCTCGATTAGATGCGATGCAAGCCGTAGTTTTAAGAGCAAAACTACCTTTCTTAACCGATTATAACAATGCCCGTAGAGACGCTGCTAGAAAGTATACAGCAGCTTTTGCTGGTGAAGAAAAAATCATCACGCCTATAGTTTGCGATAGTTGCGACTGTCACGTGTTTCATCAATACACCTTAGTTATTAAAAATGCAGACCGAGACGGACTGGTAAAACATTTACAGGCAAATAACATTCCTTGCGGGGTGTATTACCCGATACCACTACACAAACAAAAGGCTTATGTAGACGATCGTTACAAAGAAGAAAACTTCACGGTGACCAATCAACTAGTGAAGGAATGTATTTCTTTGCCTATGCATACCGAGCTGGATGATGAGCAGATCAAGTTTATTACCGATCATATTAAGGAGTTTATAAACAGATAA
- a CDS encoding metal-dependent hydrolase family protein, translated as MKLRLTLLMLLVITITIAQNTTTIIHAGHLLDTEKGTWLTEMTVTIADGEIQSLDKGYSSVPTTADYYDLKDKWVMPGLTDMHVHMETEYNPHAYISKFVDDPADVAYNSVKYAEITLMSGFTTVRDLGGSGINISLRDAVNKGKVPGPRIFTAGKSIATTGGHADPTNGGNQAFMGDPGPREGVANGPDEARAAVRHRYKNGADCIKITATGGVLSVAKNGSNPQFTLEEIKAITETAADYGYHVAAHAHGDEGMYRAVEGGVKTIEHGTYMSERTMELMIKKDCYLVPTITAGKEVAEKAEVEGFYPAIVVPKARTVGPQIQGTFARAYKKGVPIVFGTDAGVFAHGQNAKEFGYMNEAGMPVMETIQSATITPAKILKLEDKIGQVKKGFYADIIAVSQNPEKNVAILEEMSFVMKDGVVYKR; from the coding sequence ATGAAACTGCGACTTACTTTATTGATGCTCTTAGTGATCACCATCACCATAGCTCAAAACACAACAACTATTATTCACGCTGGACACCTTTTAGATACGGAGAAAGGAACCTGGCTCACAGAGATGACAGTGACCATAGCTGATGGAGAAATACAATCTTTGGATAAAGGCTATTCAAGCGTTCCAACAACTGCCGATTATTATGATTTGAAAGATAAGTGGGTGATGCCAGGTCTTACAGATATGCATGTCCACATGGAAACAGAGTATAATCCTCATGCGTACATTTCAAAATTTGTGGATGATCCTGCAGACGTTGCTTATAATTCTGTAAAATATGCAGAGATTACTTTAATGTCTGGTTTTACAACGGTAAGAGACCTAGGTGGTAGTGGTATTAATATTTCGCTACGGGACGCTGTAAATAAGGGTAAAGTGCCAGGTCCAAGAATCTTTACGGCAGGAAAATCCATCGCCACAACTGGTGGTCATGCCGATCCTACTAACGGAGGTAACCAAGCCTTTATGGGTGATCCAGGTCCTAGAGAAGGCGTTGCTAATGGTCCAGATGAAGCAAGAGCAGCAGTAAGACACCGTTATAAAAATGGTGCCGATTGTATTAAAATAACTGCTACAGGGGGTGTTTTAAGTGTGGCAAAAAATGGTAGCAATCCGCAATTTACATTGGAGGAGATCAAAGCCATCACAGAAACTGCAGCAGATTATGGCTATCATGTGGCTGCGCATGCTCATGGTGATGAAGGTATGTATCGCGCGGTAGAAGGTGGCGTGAAAACTATAGAACATGGAACTTATATGAGTGAAAGAACTATGGAGCTTATGATCAAAAAGGATTGTTACTTAGTCCCTACGATTACCGCAGGAAAAGAAGTAGCCGAAAAAGCTGAAGTAGAAGGTTTCTACCCAGCGATAGTAGTTCCTAAAGCGAGAACTGTTGGCCCACAAATTCAAGGGACTTTTGCTAGAGCTTATAAAAAAGGAGTGCCTATTGTTTTTGGAACAGACGCAGGTGTTTTTGCACATGGTCAGAATGCCAAAGAATTTGGCTATATGAATGAGGCAGGAATGCCAGTTATGGAAACCATACAAAGCGCAACTATAACACCTGCAAAAATCTTAAAGTTAGAAGATAAAATAGGTCAAGTCAAAAAAGGCTTTTATGCAGACATTATAGCCGTTTCTCAAAACCCAGAAAAGAATGTTGCGATTTTAGAAGAGATGAGTTTTGTGATGAAGGATGGTGTGGTTTATAAGAGATAG
- a CDS encoding endonuclease domain-containing protein, whose amino-acid sequence MQELDYLKIEGMFAGATAEVKKFAMQLRANTTDSEDKLWGYLKTNPLDLKFRRQHPFNLYVLDFYCHKLRLVIEVDGGYHFTRLQQEKDRNRTLEISKYKVDVIRFTDMEVIDDYESTIEKIDAIIKEKQKLPPFRAGGRSFGISSTQPFPRP is encoded by the coding sequence GTGCAAGAATTAGACTATCTAAAAATTGAAGGAATGTTTGCAGGAGCCACTGCTGAGGTTAAAAAATTTGCAATGCAACTACGAGCAAACACTACCGATTCTGAAGATAAGTTATGGGGCTATCTAAAGACAAATCCGCTAGATTTAAAGTTCAGGAGGCAACACCCCTTTAATCTTTACGTACTAGACTTTTACTGTCATAAATTGAGGCTGGTTATTGAGGTTGATGGCGGTTACCATTTTACTAGATTACAACAAGAAAAAGATAGAAATCGAACTTTAGAAATCTCAAAATATAAAGTTGATGTGATCCGATTCACAGATATGGAGGTAATCGACGATTATGAAAGCACCATTGAAAAAATAGATGCTATAATAAAAGAAAAACAAAAACTTCCACCCTTTAGGGCTGGGGGAAGAAGTTTTGGAATCTCATCAACGCAACCTTTTCCCCGGCCCTAA
- a CDS encoding ABC1 kinase family protein has protein sequence MKTLDKIPTSKIGRTTELVKTGAKIGANYIKYYSKKAVNREMDRSSLDEDNATDIYDGLKNLKGSALKVAQMLSMDKSLLPGAYVEKFSLAQFSVPPLSAPLVRKTFKKYQGAYPEEIYDTFSKDSVNAASIGQVHRATKDGKELAIKIQYPGVAESIGSDLAMVKPIAIKMFNLKGEDSKRYFSEVEDKLTEETDYELEVKQSIAITEACAHIPNLKFPKYYPALSNKRIITMDWMTGKHLSEFAKTDFTPETGNKLGQTLWDFYMFQMHGIKAVHADPHPGNFLISKECELIAIDFGCIKDIVDEFYQPYFELAVPENINNPEIFKEKLFQLEILRKDDSDREVAYFSTLFHEMLSLFTRPFKEKTFDFADPFFWDEISSLSEKYSNDKELRKMNGNRGSKHFLYINRTFFGLYNLLHDLKAKVNTYEYVKYLEEKGFKNHSAL, from the coding sequence ATGAAAACATTAGACAAAATACCTACCAGTAAAATAGGGCGCACAACAGAGCTAGTAAAGACTGGAGCTAAAATAGGTGCAAATTATATCAAATATTATTCTAAAAAAGCGGTAAACAGAGAAATGGATCGCTCCTCGCTAGATGAGGACAATGCTACCGATATTTATGATGGATTAAAAAACTTGAAAGGTAGCGCGCTTAAAGTAGCGCAAATGCTGTCTATGGACAAGAGTTTATTACCTGGTGCCTATGTAGAGAAGTTTAGTCTAGCGCAATTTAGTGTGCCACCGCTGTCTGCTCCTTTAGTTAGAAAAACCTTTAAAAAATACCAAGGTGCTTATCCAGAAGAAATTTACGATACCTTCTCTAAAGATTCTGTCAATGCGGCGAGTATAGGTCAAGTTCACAGAGCTACTAAAGACGGCAAAGAATTAGCGATAAAAATTCAATATCCTGGCGTAGCAGAATCTATAGGAAGTGATCTTGCGATGGTAAAACCTATTGCTATAAAAATGTTCAACCTCAAAGGAGAAGATTCTAAAAGATATTTTTCTGAAGTAGAAGATAAATTAACAGAAGAGACCGATTACGAGCTTGAAGTAAAGCAGAGTATCGCAATTACAGAGGCTTGCGCACATATCCCTAATTTAAAATTTCCAAAATATTATCCAGCGCTTTCTAACAAACGCATCATCACGATGGACTGGATGACTGGAAAGCATTTAAGCGAGTTTGCAAAAACAGATTTTACGCCAGAGACTGGCAATAAACTGGGACAAACACTTTGGGATTTCTATATGTTTCAAATGCACGGTATAAAAGCTGTTCATGCTGATCCACACCCAGGGAATTTCTTGATCTCCAAAGAGTGTGAATTGATTGCTATCGATTTCGGTTGTATAAAGGATATAGTAGATGAATTTTACCAACCGTATTTTGAACTAGCGGTCCCTGAAAATATTAATAATCCTGAGATCTTTAAAGAAAAGCTCTTTCAATTGGAGATTTTGCGCAAAGATGATAGTGACAGAGAAGTCGCGTATTTCAGCACCTTATTTCATGAGATGCTCAGTCTTTTTACAAGGCCTTTCAAAGAAAAGACATTTGACTTTGCAGACCCCTTTTTCTGGGATGAAATCTCCTCTCTAAGTGAGAAATACAGCAACGATAAAGAGTTGCGTAAAATGAATGGCAATCGAGGCAGCAAGCATTTCTTGTACATCAACCGCACGTTTTTTGGTCTTTACAATCTTTTACATGATCTTAAAGCTAAAGTGAATACGTATGAATATGTAAAGTACCTTGAAGAAAAAGGCTTTAAGAATCACAGTGCATTGTAA
- a CDS encoding TetR family transcriptional regulator C-terminal domain-containing protein: MATTKKTPAKKAIKKTEITKHDIITAYMDYVLLHEKTPKSVYKFAKDNNMSEQDFYQFFGSFDSLRKDIWNTFFTMTMDVAHKNEEYDHFSNREKMLTFFYTFFELLTLNRSYVLYTLKENQHMMSKMEQLKGLRKQVKNFSKDLIMQRNEDKSNILLERSETIYSEGAWIQMLFLIKFWMDDDSAGFEKTDMAIEKSVNTIFDVFDNTPLDAVLDFGKFLWKERMA; the protein is encoded by the coding sequence ATGGCAACTACTAAAAAAACACCTGCAAAAAAGGCAATTAAAAAGACAGAAATCACTAAGCATGATATCATCACTGCCTATATGGATTATGTTTTACTGCATGAAAAAACTCCTAAGTCTGTTTATAAGTTTGCTAAGGACAACAATATGTCTGAGCAAGATTTTTATCAGTTTTTTGGTAGTTTTGACAGTTTGCGCAAGGACATTTGGAACACATTCTTTACCATGACCATGGATGTGGCCCACAAAAATGAAGAGTATGATCACTTTTCCAATCGTGAAAAAATGCTCACGTTTTTCTACACATTCTTTGAACTTCTCACGCTTAACAGAAGTTATGTGCTCTATACCTTAAAGGAGAATCAGCACATGATGAGCAAAATGGAGCAGTTAAAAGGTTTGCGCAAGCAGGTAAAGAATTTTTCTAAAGACTTGATCATGCAACGCAATGAGGATAAATCTAATATTTTATTAGAGCGTTCTGAAACCATTTATAGTGAAGGAGCTTGGATACAAATGTTATTCCTTATAAAGTTTTGGATGGACGACGACAGTGCTGGTTTCGAAAAAACAGACATGGCTATCGAGAAATCTGTAAACACCATTTTTGATGTTTTTGATAACACACCTCTAGATGCCGTTTTAGATTTTGGGAAATTTCTCTGGAAAGAACGCATGGCGTAA